The following proteins come from a genomic window of Enterococcus gilvus ATCC BAA-350:
- a CDS encoding trans-sulfuration enzyme family protein: protein MKDKTKYIHGYHAFDEESGASSIPIYQCSTFKQASIKDGQAYTYSRFGNPTRTALEEAVAALENGKYATAFASGMGAISAVLLSFNQGDHLVMCKSIYGGTFQLVNEVMNRFGIEVTFIDETNLDEWEQAIRPNTRGLYLETPSNPLLSVTDIAGVVAIAKAHHLVTMMDNTFMTPQFQKPLALGVDVVIHSATKFINGHSDVVAGLVVTNDEEWHNQITLQQKVLGGILGVEDCWLTMRGLKTMGLRMEQSATSAERISQMLEAHPAVKKVHYPGLPSHPDYEVHKRQATSGGAVLSFELADQQAVYTFADALKLPIAAVSLGGVESILSYPVTMSHACVPKEEREKQGVTEGLLRLSVGIEDTDDLLEDLAQALSKVSSRMSEPNK, encoded by the coding sequence ATGAAGGATAAGACAAAATATATTCACGGATATCATGCATTTGATGAGGAGAGCGGCGCTTCCTCCATTCCGATTTATCAATGTTCAACATTTAAACAGGCATCCATCAAAGATGGGCAGGCCTATACCTATTCACGCTTTGGCAATCCAACGAGAACGGCTCTGGAAGAAGCAGTCGCGGCGTTGGAAAATGGAAAATATGCGACAGCCTTTGCTTCTGGGATGGGGGCAATCTCGGCGGTCCTGCTAAGCTTTAATCAGGGCGATCACTTAGTCATGTGCAAAAGTATTTATGGCGGGACCTTCCAATTGGTCAATGAGGTCATGAATCGATTCGGCATCGAAGTGACCTTTATTGATGAGACGAATCTTGACGAGTGGGAACAAGCGATTCGCCCAAATACCCGTGGGCTTTACTTAGAAACACCGTCTAATCCGCTGTTGTCAGTAACGGATATCGCTGGAGTCGTGGCGATCGCAAAAGCGCACCATTTAGTGACGATGATGGACAACACATTTATGACACCGCAATTTCAGAAGCCCCTTGCGTTGGGGGTGGATGTCGTGATTCATAGCGCGACGAAATTCATTAATGGCCACAGCGATGTGGTCGCAGGATTAGTTGTGACAAATGATGAGGAATGGCACAATCAAATCACCCTTCAGCAAAAAGTTTTGGGGGGGATTTTAGGAGTAGAGGATTGTTGGCTGACGATGCGGGGATTGAAGACGATGGGTCTGCGGATGGAGCAGAGTGCGACCAGTGCTGAGCGAATCAGCCAAATGCTGGAGGCACATCCTGCCGTGAAAAAAGTCCATTACCCTGGGCTGCCGAGCCACCCCGACTATGAGGTGCACAAACGGCAAGCAACCTCAGGCGGCGCCGTGCTGTCTTTTGAATTAGCCGATCAACAAGCGGTCTACACATTTGCGGATGCCTTGAAGCTGCCGATCGCCGCAGTCAGTCTCGGTGGCGTAGAGTCCATCTTATCCTATCCCGTGACGATGAGCCATGCGTGTGTACCGAAGGAAGAACGGGAGAAGCAGGGCGTTACAGAAGGGCTGCTCCGTTTATCTGTAGGCATCGAGGACACAGACGATTTGTTGGAGGATCTAGCTCAGGCATTGTCAAAGGTCTCCTCAAGAATGAGCGAACCGAACAAGTAG
- a CDS encoding 3-phosphoglycerate dehydrogenase family protein encodes MFQIKTFNAIAPEGMTRFDKENYRINESEEPDGIILRSQKLHDYDFPESVLAVARAGAGTNNIPVKECTEKGIVVFNTPGANANAVKELVVASLLLAVRPMVQGISWVQTLEGSNVDEQAEAQKAQFAGTELEGKKLGVIGLGSIGAMVANDAYRLGMEVTGYDPYVSVDTAWSISRRVKRAKDLKEVLTNCDFVTIHVPLTEHTHHLISTEELMQMKKTAHLMNFARGEIVDTCAVVKAVNEERIAGFTTDFAEEKLLHNDKITVLPHLGASTEEAEVNCAKMAARGLKRFLETGVIKRSVNFPNVEMAFDSPYRITIINRNVPNMLGLIASEIASLEVNIDNMVNRGKDEHAYTLVDVSETDPGKIAAIVEQLSKNDGIVRVRAIKRDEECEF; translated from the coding sequence ATGTTTCAGATTAAAACATTCAACGCGATCGCTCCTGAAGGAATGACGCGTTTTGATAAAGAGAATTACCGAATCAATGAAAGTGAAGAACCAGATGGCATCATTCTGCGAAGCCAAAAGCTGCATGACTATGACTTTCCTGAATCTGTTTTAGCAGTGGCGCGTGCGGGTGCTGGAACGAACAACATTCCGGTCAAGGAGTGCACGGAAAAAGGGATCGTTGTCTTTAATACGCCAGGAGCGAATGCGAATGCGGTGAAAGAATTAGTCGTCGCTAGTCTGTTATTGGCTGTTCGTCCGATGGTTCAAGGGATCAGTTGGGTACAGACCTTAGAAGGCAGCAATGTCGATGAACAGGCAGAAGCGCAAAAAGCGCAATTTGCAGGAACAGAATTAGAAGGAAAAAAATTGGGTGTGATCGGGTTAGGTTCCATCGGTGCGATGGTGGCAAACGACGCCTACCGTTTAGGGATGGAAGTGACCGGCTACGATCCGTATGTTTCTGTTGATACGGCGTGGAGTATTTCTCGTCGTGTAAAACGAGCGAAGGATTTGAAGGAAGTGTTGACGAATTGTGATTTTGTGACGATTCATGTTCCTTTGACGGAGCATACCCATCATTTGATCAGTACGGAAGAATTGATGCAAATGAAGAAAACGGCGCATTTAATGAACTTTGCTCGTGGGGAGATCGTGGATACCTGTGCGGTGGTAAAGGCAGTCAATGAAGAACGAATCGCAGGGTTTACCACCGATTTCGCGGAAGAAAAATTACTTCATAATGACAAGATCACTGTTTTGCCTCACTTGGGGGCTTCAACAGAAGAGGCAGAAGTAAACTGTGCAAAAATGGCGGCGCGGGGCTTGAAGCGTTTCTTGGAAACAGGAGTCATCAAGCGTTCGGTCAATTTCCCAAATGTTGAAATGGCCTTTGATTCACCCTACCGTATCACCATTATCAATCGCAACGTGCCGAATATGCTGGGATTGATTGCGTCTGAGATCGCTTCTTTAGAGGTCAATATCGACAACATGGTGAATCGCGGAAAAGACGAGCATGCCTACACGTTGGTAGATGTTTCTGAAACAGATCCAGGAAAAATAGCAGCAATCGTGGAACAATTAAGTAAAAATGACGGCATCGTCCGTGTTCGGGCGATCAAACGTGATGAGGAGTGTGAATTTTAA
- a CDS encoding NUDIX hydrolase: MQEIIKQISEYVPFTEQEAADQTLFLTKLQFQKDLLTRDNPEVHFSSSAWVVNPTYDKVLMVFHHIYQSYSWTGGHADGDADLLRVAKKELEEETGITDYHLMYDGLFAFDILPVEEHYKNGKRIKKHVHVNTTFLFMAEEDQQLTIKEDENSDVKWIAVAELDEAVAEEEMRPYYHKMMQKALLLKQDPTV; the protein is encoded by the coding sequence ATGCAAGAAATAATAAAACAAATCAGCGAATACGTCCCCTTCACGGAACAGGAGGCTGCGGATCAGACGTTGTTTTTGACGAAGCTGCAATTTCAAAAGGACCTTTTGACCCGTGACAATCCAGAGGTTCATTTTTCTTCCTCTGCGTGGGTCGTCAATCCAACGTATGACAAGGTGTTGATGGTCTTCCATCATATTTATCAGTCCTACTCCTGGACCGGTGGACACGCTGACGGTGATGCAGACCTTCTGCGCGTTGCTAAAAAGGAATTGGAGGAGGAGACCGGGATAACAGATTATCACTTAATGTATGACGGGCTGTTTGCCTTCGATATTTTACCTGTGGAGGAACACTATAAAAATGGAAAGCGTATAAAAAAACACGTGCACGTCAATACGACCTTTCTATTTATGGCGGAGGAAGATCAGCAATTAACAATCAAGGAGGACGAAAATAGCGATGTCAAATGGATCGCTGTGGCGGAGCTGGACGAGGCGGTAGCCGAAGAGGAGATGCGGCCTTATTATCATAAAATGATGCAAAAGGCGTTGTTACTGAAACAAGACCCCACTGTTTAA
- the yjeM gene encoding glutamate/gamma-aminobutyrate family transporter YjeM has product MSKAEKGMTLGALVMMIFTSVFGFANGPVAFYLMGYGSIVFYVIAAILFFIPFALMMAEYGSTIKGENSGMYKWLEVSVGPRFAFIGTFMWFASYVVWMVSTSSKVWIPFTTAFAGSDQTQKLHMFGLNSTQMVGLLACVWMIIVTLVSIKGVKGIVKITSLGGLAVTSLNVVLIVISGIILVVNGGHLAQPFDHILHSPNPSYQSPIGLLGFAVFAIFAYGGLEAVGGMVDKTRNPEKTFPKAVVLSALIISVGYALGIFLWGVSTNWQDVLSGDSTNLGNISYVMMNNLGVEFGKGIGLSQAAAISMGNWFARYTGLGMFLAYSGAFFTLTYSPLKTLIMGTPKKLWPKKFTELNENGMPSYAMWAQCAIVVAIILIASFATPDPSAFYNILTLMANVSMTLPYLFLIYAFPKFKNKTGLDRPFEVYKSKSMTMVISVVVFLLVLGANVFTIFQPIIEGAGARDTLWMIAGPVGFTVVGIILYQNYVRRSKAE; this is encoded by the coding sequence ATGTCCAAAGCAGAAAAAGGCATGACGCTTGGCGCTCTGGTCATGATGATCTTTACCTCAGTATTCGGGTTTGCTAACGGTCCAGTAGCATTCTACTTGATGGGGTATGGCTCAATCGTCTTTTATGTCATTGCTGCAATTCTATTTTTCATTCCTTTCGCGTTAATGATGGCTGAATATGGTTCAACGATCAAAGGCGAAAACAGCGGAATGTACAAATGGTTGGAAGTCAGCGTAGGCCCACGTTTCGCATTTATCGGAACATTCATGTGGTTTGCTTCCTATGTTGTCTGGATGGTGTCAACATCATCAAAAGTTTGGATTCCCTTCACAACGGCTTTTGCCGGAAGCGACCAAACGCAAAAACTGCACATGTTCGGGTTAAACTCAACACAAATGGTTGGGCTTTTAGCGTGTGTGTGGATGATCATCGTAACGTTGGTCTCAATCAAAGGGGTCAAAGGAATCGTTAAAATCACCAGTCTTGGTGGTTTAGCAGTAACTAGTTTGAACGTGGTTCTTATTGTGATTTCAGGTATTATTCTGGTTGTAAATGGTGGACACTTGGCTCAACCATTTGACCACATTTTACATTCTCCAAATCCTAGTTACCAAAGCCCAATCGGTTTGTTAGGGTTTGCGGTGTTCGCGATTTTCGCTTACGGCGGTCTTGAAGCTGTTGGTGGGATGGTCGACAAAACACGCAATCCTGAAAAAACATTCCCGAAAGCGGTCGTTCTTTCAGCCTTGATCATTTCTGTAGGGTACGCACTGGGGATCTTCCTATGGGGTGTAAGCACAAACTGGCAAGACGTATTATCAGGCGATTCAACAAACCTGGGAAATATTTCTTACGTAATGATGAACAACTTAGGGGTTGAATTTGGTAAAGGCATCGGCCTTAGTCAAGCAGCTGCGATCAGTATGGGTAACTGGTTTGCTCGTTATACTGGTCTAGGGATGTTCTTAGCCTATAGTGGTGCCTTCTTTACATTGACGTATTCACCATTGAAGACGTTGATCATGGGAACACCGAAGAAATTATGGCCGAAGAAATTCACTGAATTGAACGAAAACGGCATGCCAAGCTACGCAATGTGGGCACAATGTGCGATCGTTGTTGCGATCATCTTGATCGCGTCATTCGCAACGCCAGACCCTTCAGCGTTTTACAATATTTTAACGTTGATGGCAAACGTTTCGATGACATTGCCATACTTGTTCTTGATCTATGCATTCCCTAAATTCAAGAACAAAACGGGCTTGGATCGTCCATTCGAAGTATACAAATCTAAAAGCATGACGATGGTCATCAGTGTCGTAGTCTTCCTATTAGTATTGGGTGCGAATGTCTTTACGATCTTCCAACCAATCATCGAAGGAGCAGGCGCACGCGATACATTATGGATGATCGCAGGTCCAGTCGGATTTACAGTTGTCGGTATTATTCTTTACCAAAACTATGTCCGTCGTTCTAAAGCAGAATAA
- a CDS encoding MarR family winged helix-turn-helix transcriptional regulator: MISKREDLAEKIYAVSTLQQNFVIERLKTLHLNSLQSRSLNFVAMYPGTMQRELANYLGKQQATVTNILKVLEEKKLIYRKIPKNNERQKNIYLTPEGEQMVEKVQTIFDELGRQMESVFSKEERQQFELFLKRAEDQLA, from the coding sequence ATGATCTCAAAAAGAGAAGATTTAGCCGAAAAAATTTATGCGGTTAGCACCTTGCAGCAGAATTTTGTTATTGAACGTTTGAAGACGCTGCATTTGAATAGCTTACAATCTCGCAGTCTGAATTTTGTTGCAATGTATCCGGGAACGATGCAGCGAGAATTGGCGAACTATTTAGGAAAGCAGCAGGCGACCGTAACGAATATTCTAAAAGTGCTTGAGGAAAAGAAATTGATTTATCGCAAAATTCCGAAAAACAATGAGCGGCAAAAAAATATTTATCTGACGCCTGAAGGGGAGCAGATGGTAGAAAAAGTCCAGACGATTTTCGATGAATTGGGTCGTCAAATGGAGTCGGTATTTTCTAAAGAAGAACGGCAGCAGTTTGAACTTTTTTTAAAACGAGCAGAAGACCAATTGGCTTAG
- a CDS encoding DUF2316 family protein, with product MSLTPQEMQHTKEEFKENVERTGLSLEQIAADLHTTPQTIENILTLDVSHIEDPWILKNYLEETLKKQGKAAVSFTALTGDHHRYWFLNSRRIDKKKLR from the coding sequence ATGTCATTAACACCACAAGAAATGCAACACACAAAAGAAGAATTCAAAGAAAATGTCGAACGAACAGGTCTTAGCCTCGAGCAAATTGCCGCTGACCTCCATACGACGCCTCAAACGATTGAAAATATTTTGACCCTTGATGTCAGTCATATCGAAGATCCGTGGATTCTCAAAAATTATTTAGAAGAAACACTAAAAAAGCAAGGCAAAGCCGCGGTTTCCTTTACTGCATTGACGGGTGATCACCACCGCTATTGGTTCTTGAATAGTCGTCGGATCGATAAAAAGAAATTAAGGTGA
- a CDS encoding DUF1015 domain-containing protein yields MVQVHPFKAIRPAEDLAEQVAALPYDVVNSQEAKELAIGNPYSYFHIDKAEIDLPADVSPYDKKVYQKAADNLAAFLEKGWLFKENEANFYLYELVMNGRSQTGIVACTSITDYIDEKIKKHEFTRHEKEIDRMNHIRTCDANTSPIFLSYRPQEEIQTIINTWQKEHAPVYDFVSYHEVTHRVWVIDHVATSDRLAELFTKVDALYIADGHHRTESAVKIGLEKRQSGEQNPETEQFLSIIFPEDELAIWEYNRVLKTPPPADFMERLAENYHVTKTGTKKPEKAGDCQLYDGSAWYTLSIKPEKVPNNPVEKLDVALLQKFVLEDIFEINDIRTDKRIDFVGGIRGTEELEKLVDSGEWKLAFSMYPTQMTDLLDVADAKKIMPPKSTWFEPKLLSGLFLHDLETK; encoded by the coding sequence ATGGTACAAGTTCATCCATTTAAAGCCATTCGCCCTGCAGAGGACTTAGCCGAGCAAGTGGCGGCACTTCCTTACGACGTCGTGAATTCACAGGAAGCAAAAGAGCTGGCAATCGGGAATCCCTACAGCTATTTTCATATTGACAAGGCGGAGATTGATCTGCCTGCCGATGTTTCCCCTTATGACAAAAAGGTCTATCAAAAGGCGGCGGACAATTTGGCGGCATTTTTAGAGAAGGGCTGGCTATTTAAGGAAAATGAAGCCAACTTTTATCTTTATGAATTAGTGATGAATGGCCGCAGTCAAACAGGCATAGTAGCCTGCACCTCAATTACCGATTACATTGATGAAAAAATCAAAAAACACGAATTTACGCGTCATGAAAAAGAAATCGACCGGATGAATCATATCCGCACCTGCGATGCAAATACAAGTCCGATCTTCTTGAGCTACCGCCCACAGGAAGAGATCCAAACGATCATCAACACTTGGCAGAAGGAGCACGCGCCTGTCTATGATTTCGTGAGCTATCATGAAGTTACACATCGCGTCTGGGTGATCGATCACGTAGCAACGAGCGATCGTTTAGCAGAGCTTTTTACAAAAGTGGATGCGTTATATATTGCTGACGGTCATCATCGGACAGAATCAGCGGTAAAAATCGGTTTGGAAAAACGTCAATCCGGTGAACAGAATCCTGAAACGGAGCAATTCTTGTCGATCATCTTCCCGGAAGATGAATTAGCGATCTGGGAATACAATCGCGTGTTAAAAACACCGCCGCCTGCCGATTTTATGGAACGCTTGGCAGAAAATTATCATGTTACCAAAACAGGGACTAAAAAACCTGAAAAAGCGGGGGATTGTCAATTATACGATGGGAGTGCTTGGTACACATTGAGTATTAAGCCTGAGAAGGTACCAAATAATCCAGTAGAGAAACTAGATGTAGCCTTGCTGCAAAAATTTGTCTTAGAAGATATTTTTGAAATCAACGACATTCGCACCGACAAACGGATCGATTTTGTCGGTGGAATTCGTGGGACCGAAGAGCTGGAAAAATTAGTTGATTCTGGTGAGTGGAAATTAGCCTTTTCGATGTATCCAACCCAAATGACCGATTTGTTAGATGTGGCGGATGCGAAAAAAATTATGCCGCCGAAGTCTACCTGGTTTGAACCAAAGCTGTTGAGCGGGTTGTTTTTACATGATTTGGAAACAAAATAG
- a CDS encoding ABC transporter ATP-binding protein — protein MIELTGITKVYGEKKALNQLSLTIREGEIFGFLGHNGAGKSTTIKSLVSIIEPTSGEILFDGKNLKEHRLAIKKKIAYVPDSPDMFLQLTANEYWDLISAAYELKGQEKRHQELIELFDLVGHEDETLESFSHGMRQKTIIIGALLPDPDIWILDEPLQGLDPQAAFDLKEMIKRHAEKGKTVIFSTHVLDTAQQLCDDLAILKKGELIYNGSVDDLLAEHPNESLESIYLKMAGRQANGDLVAEIEEDAHE, from the coding sequence ATGATTGAATTAACAGGGATCACGAAAGTATATGGAGAGAAAAAAGCGCTGAATCAGTTAAGCCTAACGATTAGAGAAGGAGAGATCTTTGGATTTTTAGGACATAACGGCGCTGGTAAATCCACCACGATCAAAAGCTTAGTGAGTATTATTGAACCAACGAGCGGCGAGATCTTGTTTGACGGTAAAAATTTAAAAGAGCACCGTTTGGCAATCAAAAAGAAAATCGCCTATGTACCGGATTCTCCAGATATGTTTTTGCAATTAACTGCTAATGAATACTGGGATTTGATCTCCGCAGCTTATGAGCTGAAGGGGCAAGAAAAGCGGCATCAAGAGCTGATCGAATTGTTCGATCTTGTGGGACATGAAGATGAAACGCTGGAAAGCTTTTCTCATGGGATGCGGCAAAAAACCATTATTATTGGTGCGCTGCTGCCGGACCCGGATATCTGGATCTTGGACGAACCCTTGCAAGGATTAGACCCGCAAGCCGCCTTCGACTTGAAAGAAATGATCAAACGTCATGCGGAAAAAGGAAAAACCGTCATCTTTTCGACACACGTGTTAGACACTGCGCAGCAATTGTGCGATGATCTGGCGATTTTGAAAAAAGGAGAGCTGATTTATAATGGCTCCGTCGATGATTTGTTAGCGGAACATCCAAATGAATCACTGGAGAGTATCTATCTGAAGATGGCCGGTCGACAGGCGAACGGGGATTTGGTGGCTGAAATTGAGGAGGATGCTCATGAATAG
- a CDS encoding helix-turn-helix domain-containing protein, which translates to MNLSKQIKKLRETAGFSQEELSEKIYVSRQTISNWENERSYPDIHNLLLLSVLFDVTLDELVKGDVETMKKMIKKDEMDKYSWIMLGTIGAAAILFGPAWKLFGEKGLWIPFILWAIGMWAAIKIEKIKKATNVKTYKEIVAYMEGEDVEAKRKERHFGKDLMAKTLIVVVFTAIVSSVVLLSLWVSGLL; encoded by the coding sequence ATGAACTTAAGCAAACAGATTAAAAAATTAAGAGAAACGGCGGGATTTTCTCAAGAAGAATTATCGGAAAAAATCTATGTTTCTCGTCAAACCATTTCCAATTGGGAGAACGAACGGAGCTATCCCGATATTCATAACCTGTTATTGCTAAGTGTTCTTTTTGACGTGACTTTAGATGAGCTTGTCAAAGGAGACGTGGAAACGATGAAAAAAATGATCAAAAAAGATGAGATGGATAAGTATAGTTGGATCATGCTTGGAACGATCGGTGCAGCGGCGATTTTATTTGGACCTGCGTGGAAGCTGTTCGGCGAGAAAGGCCTATGGATTCCATTTATTTTATGGGCGATCGGAATGTGGGCGGCAATAAAGATCGAAAAAATCAAGAAAGCAACTAATGTGAAGACCTACAAAGAAATCGTCGCCTACATGGAGGGGGAGGACGTCGAAGCGAAGCGGAAAGAACGACATTTTGGAAAAGATCTGATGGCGAAAACCCTCATCGTTGTCGTATTTACAGCAATTGTTTCAAGTGTCGTACTCCTAAGTTTATGGGTAAGCGGACTCTTATAA
- the serC gene encoding 3-phosphoserine/phosphohydroxythreonine transaminase, protein MTIYNFSAGPAVLPKTVLEIAQSEMLDYKNSGMSVMELSHRSSLFEDIIQQAEALLRELMAIPDNYKVLFLQGGASLQFTMLPLNLAQGKKALYVNTGSWSKKAISAAKAIETVEVEVIASSEDKNFTYIPELPETVDQEAAYLHITTNNTIEGTAYGKIPKVGKVPVIADMSSNILANDYHVEDFGVIYAGAQKNIGPAGLTVVIIREDLLNQEAVFAPMMDYALQAKNNSLYNTPPTYAIYIAKLVFEWVKEQGGVAGITAKDQQKAQLLYDAIEKSNLFTSPVAKDSRSITNIPFVTGDDELDKAFNKAALEQGFENLKGHRSVGGMRASLYNAFPVEGVEALVAFMETFEKENGGK, encoded by the coding sequence ATGACGATTTATAATTTCTCTGCGGGTCCAGCGGTATTACCAAAAACAGTATTGGAGATCGCACAGTCCGAAATGCTTGATTACAAAAACAGCGGTATGTCCGTGATGGAGCTGAGTCATCGTTCCTCCTTATTTGAAGACATCATTCAACAGGCTGAAGCGTTATTAAGAGAACTCATGGCGATTCCAGACAATTACAAGGTCTTATTCCTGCAAGGCGGAGCCAGCCTGCAATTCACTATGCTGCCGTTGAATCTTGCACAAGGAAAAAAAGCATTGTACGTGAATACAGGATCATGGTCGAAAAAAGCCATCAGCGCTGCCAAAGCCATTGAAACGGTAGAGGTAGAAGTAATCGCCTCAAGTGAAGACAAGAATTTTACGTATATTCCTGAATTGCCGGAGACCGTCGATCAAGAGGCTGCGTACCTGCACATCACAACGAACAATACAATAGAAGGAACTGCCTACGGAAAGATTCCAAAGGTGGGCAAAGTTCCCGTGATCGCTGACATGTCTTCAAATATTTTAGCCAATGATTATCACGTAGAAGATTTTGGTGTGATCTATGCCGGCGCACAGAAAAATATTGGTCCAGCAGGGCTTACAGTCGTGATCATTCGTGAAGATTTGCTCAATCAAGAAGCTGTTTTCGCCCCAATGATGGATTATGCCCTACAGGCGAAAAATAATTCTCTTTATAATACACCTCCGACCTATGCCATTTATATTGCAAAGCTTGTCTTTGAATGGGTGAAGGAGCAGGGCGGTGTCGCTGGGATCACAGCGAAGGATCAGCAAAAAGCGCAATTGCTTTACGATGCGATCGAAAAATCGAACCTCTTCACGAGTCCAGTGGCGAAGGACAGTCGGTCAATCACGAATATTCCATTTGTGACAGGCGACGACGAACTAGACAAGGCCTTCAATAAAGCAGCTTTAGAACAAGGCTTTGAAAATTTGAAAGGCCATCGATCTGTCGGCGGGATGCGGGCCAGTCTGTACAATGCTTTTCCAGTCGAAGGCGTCGAGGCGTTGGTCGCATTCATGGAAACGTTTGAAAAGGAAAATGGGGGAAAATAG
- a CDS encoding SLC13 family permease: MANYFITNRLMSVSLLLAIISCLIGRFSAGFIDYKVIFSLFGLMLLIQGFEQVGVLRFVAQKLLHYSKNTRQLVQLMILLSLVGSMFLTNDVAILTLLPIYLKLLAVLPRFKGRFLGSVLIIVAANLGSSFFPFGNPQNLYLYDYYHVPLGQFLTWMFLVLLVSVLSLGLLTRLVAKDSLKEIDMEDHRFDRKETMLLSGLMLIMILVVLDVLPYQGVIPLVALIVAVYRRELFKEVDYGLLLTFVCFFLIVGNIGEAQFIKQFLQSLNGKQIYLAGLGLSQVISNVPAAFLIAPFTTNQQAVILGVNIGGLGTLLASLANLIGYNLFRIYFPNETKKFLGLFSIVNFGLLFLLGGIFYFFIH, from the coding sequence ATGGCAAACTATTTTATAACTAATCGATTGATGAGTGTTTCGTTACTTCTAGCAATCATTAGCTGTTTGATCGGTCGATTTTCCGCTGGATTTATTGATTACAAAGTGATTTTTAGTTTATTTGGTTTAATGTTGCTGATCCAGGGGTTTGAGCAGGTGGGAGTGTTGCGGTTCGTTGCACAGAAGCTCCTTCATTATTCAAAGAATACGCGGCAATTGGTTCAGCTAATGATTTTGTTATCGTTGGTTGGTTCGATGTTTTTAACAAATGATGTTGCGATTTTAACGTTGCTGCCGATTTATTTAAAGCTGTTAGCTGTTCTTCCGAGATTCAAAGGGCGCTTTTTGGGCAGTGTCTTGATTATCGTGGCAGCGAATTTAGGCAGCAGCTTCTTTCCTTTTGGCAATCCGCAAAATCTGTATTTATATGACTATTATCATGTGCCGTTGGGTCAATTCTTGACGTGGATGTTTTTAGTCTTGCTGGTCAGCGTTCTTTCATTAGGACTGTTGACGCGTTTAGTCGCAAAGGATTCTTTAAAAGAAATAGACATGGAAGACCACCGATTCGACCGTAAAGAAACGATGTTATTGAGTGGATTGATGCTTATCATGATTCTGGTGGTGCTCGATGTACTGCCTTATCAAGGGGTCATTCCTTTGGTCGCGCTGATCGTTGCGGTGTATCGTCGCGAACTCTTCAAGGAAGTGGATTACGGTTTGCTGCTTACCTTTGTATGTTTTTTCCTAATCGTCGGAAATATCGGAGAAGCGCAATTTATCAAACAGTTTTTACAGTCATTGAATGGCAAACAAATTTATTTGGCAGGTTTGGGGCTCAGTCAGGTGATTTCAAATGTCCCAGCGGCGTTCTTGATCGCACCGTTCACGACGAATCAGCAGGCGGTGATTTTAGGCGTCAATATTGGCGGCTTGGGGACCCTTTTGGCCTCTTTAGCGAATCTGATCGGCTACAATTTGTTTCGGATCTATTTTCCAAACGAAACGAAGAAATTCTTAGGCTTATTTAGTATTGTGAATTTCGGATTGCTGTTCTTATTAGGCGGTATTTTTTATTTCTTCATCCATTAG